The nucleotide window AAGATTGCCAACTACATCGACTCATGCATCAAACTATGCAAGAAGATCCAGAGCGAGCTCCCCAAGGAGAACAACAAGCTCAAGGACTTCAAGAACAAGGTCGCATCCGGCGAGGTGCAAGAGATCAACGACCTGAAGAAGGAGATTGCGGCCTGGGCCGTCACTTTCCCCCTTCCCATCTAAATAATCTATTGTTCGCGTGGCGTAAAGGCGTTTGGCGGGACAGGGTGTTTCAACAAAAGGATCTAGACAGGCACGTTCAACAGCTCGCACCAATTTTGGGTTCATGAGGAATGATATCATGGTATGAGAAAAGTTACATATCAAGGGGGGTTGAACGATGCAAACCCCCGCTCAGCACTTGGCTTCTCCAGGTTGTTGCTTAACCAGCAATATGTATGAATAAGGGTCTTTGGACCCGTTACTCAAGTTTTGTTCCGACAATGCTGTGTCTATGTCCTCCAGTTTTAGTCGGTCAAGTGATGCTGCTTCACTGCTAGCGTAGTCTAGCCACGTCGCAAAACTAGAGAGTGAGGCGGCTAAGTGAAACGAATTAGCGACAGACAAATCTGTACAAGTTGGAATGGGGGACTAAGCGCTGCGCGAAACGAAGAAAACGAGTTCACGCATAGAGATGATTCTGGGTATCAGTTGCACAGGTGCACCACACACGAATCATGTGACTCAAAGGCTTAGTGTAGAATTCCTATAACCAACACACTACAACAAAGCAAAAGCGCTAATCCGTCTAAGCCGACGACCAAGTAATGGAAAACGTCGACGAGTGATCCCCACCCGCGTACACAGTCTGCTGTGTACTTCCTGACGCAACCTTATCCGCGCTCCACATGGCATTGCCTCCAGCCGCCAAATTGCCATCTACACTCGTGAACCCAGTGCCGCTCGACACGGTGGAATCGCACGAAAGCGCTCCTCCAACGATGCCGCACTTGCCCTTGCTGGAGCTCAGGGTAAAGCCGTCGCCGGCATCGGAGGCGGTGAATGTCGCACACGTACCGGTGGTGTACCAGGTACCTTTTGAAATGATGCAGCCCTTCTTCGCGCCGTTGACCATGACGTTGAGGGTTCCGCGGCCGCTGTAGGGTGTCCCTGACGGGTTAGTAGATGTTGGTGCTGGGGAGCCAACGGTTGTGGTGGTAGATGGAGGATCAGCACCGCCCTTTTTAGGGATGTACTTGATGCCCGTCTGTGGGCAAGTAGATTTACTGCCATCGGGGTTCGCAGGGACAAAGTCGCCGGTTTGCAAGCTACCGCGGACGTCGAAGTGGTACCAGATTTCATTCAAGGCACCGGACTTGCAGCCCAGGGTGACAGAGACACCGGGTCTCTTTGCTTGGATAGCGTTTTGGATGTCGGAGAAGGTGTAGGTTTTGCTTGTGCTGGGTGTGATGCCTGCTTCGCTGAGCCACTCGTAGCTAGGTAGCGTCTTGAAGAGGTCCACGGTCTTTTGGAAGAAGTCGACGACTTCCTCGGTGGGCTTATGGTCGTCGTAGCAGTCTGGGGCAAGGGTGCTTACGCACGTGCCGTGTTTGGACCACTCGTGGCCCCAGAAAGAATCGTCCTTGCCTTGGTAGTCTTTCCAGTAGGTGGACATGTAGGATAGGAGATCTGTTGCGCCGAAGGAGTTGAGGATGGCGCTAATGTTCGAGTAGGAGCGCGAGGAGTCGCAGTTCGCTTCGTATGTGCCATCGCATAGATCGGGCCTAAAAGTCAAGTTAGTATTTCGGCATTTGAGGTGTAGGGTAGTTGTAGTACGGACCATAATCCGTGAACGGTCCAGCTATCCACTGGACCCGTTGATGGCGAGTAATCCCAGAATTGCGTCTGTAGCATCTGCCCACC belongs to Pyrenophora tritici-repentis strain M4 chromosome 10, whole genome shotgun sequence and includes:
- a CDS encoding Rna, Ribonuclease I: MPVMLDSMVEAAKEGVHNAAASAVNLAAESSSTMPSLRTLSKFVVGGAQVILGGGGRVLGDFTQTCPNAQLSCHNTTIVENLCCFNAPGGQMLQTQFWDYSPSTGPVDSWTVHGLWPDLCDGTYEANCDSSRSYSNISAILNSFGATDLLSYMSTYWKDYQGKDDSFWGHEWSKHGTCVSTLAPDCYDDHKPTEEVVDFFQKTVDLFKTLPSYEWLSEAGITPSTSKTYTFSDIQNAIQAKRPGVSVTLGCKSGALNEIWYHFDVRGSLQTGDFVPANPDGSKSTCPQTGIKYIPKKGGADPPSTTTTVGSPAPTSTNPSGTPYSGRGTLNVMVNGAKKGCIISKGTWYTTGTCATFTASDAGDGFTLSSSKGKCGIVGGALSCDSTVSSGTGFTSVDGNLAAGGNAMWSADKVASGSTQQTVYAGGDHSSTFSITWSSA